Proteins encoded together in one Acholeplasma hippikon window:
- a CDS encoding GNAT family N-acetyltransferase encodes MELHTNRLLLRPLTLNDLDTKHDYAKDEVSNQYMLFLPKLRIEETLLSLQNAVYNWENNNPDNYEFAIVFEDKHIGEIGLYRLNSDEAELGWVLHKDYQNKGFVTEAAFEILTLAKRINFKKVVAHCDERNLPSRRVMEKLGMIENEHKGVRKNRIASEESVELLYEIRI; translated from the coding sequence ATGGAACTACACACAAATAGACTACTACTTAGACCACTCACATTAAATGATTTAGATACTAAACATGATTACGCGAAAGATGAAGTATCTAATCAATACATGTTATTTCTACCAAAATTAAGAATCGAAGAAACTTTACTTTCTTTACAAAATGCAGTTTATAACTGGGAAAATAATAATCCAGATAACTATGAATTTGCAATTGTTTTTGAGGATAAACATATCGGCGAAATTGGCTTATACAGGCTAAATAGTGATGAGGCTGAACTGGGTTGGGTACTTCATAAAGATTATCAAAATAAAGGTTTTGTGACTGAAGCAGCATTTGAAATCTTAACATTAGCCAAAAGGATTAACTTTAAAAAAGTGGTTGCTCATTGCGATGAGCGTAACCTACCAAGTCGCCGTGTAATGGAAAAACTTGGAATGATTGAAAATGAACATAAAGGGGTAAGAAAAAACCGTATCGCAAGTGAAGAATCTGTTGAATTATTATACGAAATTCGGATTTGA
- a CDS encoding DUF952 domain-containing protein: MIIKCIEKTYWESVRNLKHWGEAELIKDGFIHNSTIETLPIILNKFSMDKSFVLLLLDENKLTSPLIYEMSKKLNLEFPHIYGPINNDAILEVLPLLRDASGNFIENPEFLKYK, encoded by the coding sequence ATGATTATTAAATGTATAGAAAAAACATATTGGGAAAGTGTTAGAAATTTAAAACATTGGGGCGAAGCTGAACTTATAAAAGATGGCTTCATACATAACTCAACCATTGAAACACTTCCTATTATCTTAAATAAATTTAGTATGGATAAATCATTCGTACTACTTTTATTAGATGAAAATAAACTAACTTCGCCATTAATTTATGAAATGAGTAAGAAACTTAATCTAGAGTTTCCTCATATTTATGGGCCAATTAATAATGATGCAATCCTTGAGGTTCTTCCATTATTAAGAGATGCTTCTGGAAACTTTATTGAAAATCCAGAATTTCTAAAATATAAATAA
- a CDS encoding M48 family metalloprotease yields the protein MQNNMKTTLLKVLSFYLLVFFYIALVLTGNYVGKFNSDLSFRLSLEINFVLYVLLILNYFISRKITKKYDIKKSEEYLDFMLKKKSEVTDLKEVRRKTLKLYRVTYFYTICMLVLFILAAFVSGMSLANFPDSSLQSKISIILLILTLLITLILSINLIYFLQPKEKPLPPYERYSDVEALIAEVLKEENIDMKFQAEITFSGNCSIAEHNKKLYIATGFVLLKNLTRSEIKSILYHEIAHFKNKDTNYTTKIYKYQAKLDRLLPKNVFRFLSPLYGKLQAEAVLENELSMIYAENLADDFVLSKHKQKDYIQASIKGFGLDLLSNYFFPDVFDEAIKENGFTKELMDQLNTYLIKHYNERISIYDYISLNHLDPRFTTHPTIKNRRDKFNVSNISLDLTDQHDFDQDVLKFLNIFFNNGFLKTSNGFKESYEKYLKDKESYKKNVDVSSTEIMRHLQTAYSMWDFEEYLRVAHLVLEKYPEKEAENYFVGLIYLTHYFDPQGEAYLLKVVEKENSEYMLNAIHVLGDYYMKMGNVEGRDFIRSIQTKKLDNSMELQKVFSFKLNDKLEQYTNQEIINQVINLVKDSPEVIALAVGTKTYNTAHSTHFVLYYPFNIKDVEKLNLVADKVFHYLDTLDDQFSLHTFPDVALKAKGKINQPGFLIYKRSKS from the coding sequence ATGCAAAATAACATGAAAACGACACTTTTGAAAGTACTAAGTTTTTATCTTCTAGTCTTTTTTTACATTGCTTTAGTCTTAACTGGAAACTATGTTGGTAAATTTAATTCTGATTTAAGTTTTAGACTTTCTTTAGAAATTAATTTTGTTTTATATGTTTTACTCATTCTTAATTATTTTATATCACGCAAAATTACAAAAAAGTACGATATTAAAAAATCAGAAGAATATTTAGATTTCATGTTAAAAAAGAAATCGGAAGTAACCGATCTTAAAGAAGTTAGAAGAAAAACATTAAAACTTTATCGCGTGACATATTTTTATACAATATGTATGCTTGTTTTATTCATTTTAGCTGCCTTTGTATCGGGAATGTCTTTAGCAAATTTCCCCGATTCTAGTCTTCAATCTAAAATTTCAATTATCTTATTGATACTTACTTTATTGATTACATTGATTTTATCAATTAACCTGATTTATTTCTTACAACCTAAAGAAAAACCTCTACCACCTTATGAACGATATTCAGATGTTGAAGCTTTAATTGCTGAGGTTTTAAAAGAAGAAAATATCGATATGAAGTTTCAAGCTGAAATCACATTTAGTGGAAACTGTTCAATTGCTGAACACAATAAAAAATTATATATAGCAACCGGTTTTGTCTTACTTAAAAATTTAACAAGAAGTGAAATTAAATCAATTCTCTATCATGAGATTGCACACTTCAAAAATAAAGACACGAATTATACAACAAAAATCTATAAGTACCAAGCGAAGTTAGATCGTTTACTACCAAAAAATGTATTTAGATTTTTATCGCCTTTATATGGTAAGCTTCAAGCTGAAGCAGTACTTGAAAATGAACTTAGTATGATTTATGCAGAAAACTTGGCTGATGATTTTGTATTATCAAAACATAAACAAAAAGATTACATTCAAGCATCGATAAAAGGATTTGGCTTAGATTTACTCTCTAATTACTTCTTCCCTGATGTTTTCGATGAAGCGATTAAAGAAAATGGCTTCACAAAAGAATTAATGGATCAATTAAATACTTATCTAATAAAACACTATAATGAAAGAATTTCTATATATGATTATATTTCTTTAAATCATTTAGATCCTCGTTTTACAACACATCCAACAATTAAGAATCGACGTGATAAATTTAATGTTTCAAATATTAGTTTAGATTTAACTGATCAACACGATTTTGATCAAGACGTTTTAAAATTCTTAAATATTTTCTTTAATAATGGGTTCTTAAAAACTTCAAATGGGTTCAAAGAATCTTATGAAAAGTATTTAAAGGATAAAGAATCTTATAAGAAAAACGTTGATGTTAGTTCTACTGAAATCATGCGTCATCTTCAAACAGCATATAGTATGTGGGACTTTGAAGAATATTTAAGAGTCGCACATCTTGTATTAGAAAAGTATCCAGAAAAAGAAGCAGAAAACTATTTTGTTGGACTTATCTATTTAACACATTATTTTGACCCTCAAGGTGAAGCATACTTATTAAAAGTTGTTGAAAAAGAAAACTCTGAATACATGTTAAATGCAATTCATGTTTTAGGGGATTACTATATGAAGATGGGCAATGTAGAAGGACGCGATTTTATTCGTAGTATCCAAACCAAAAAACTAGATAATTCAATGGAACTTCAAAAAGTGTTTAGTTTTAAATTAAATGATAAGTTAGAACAATACACCAATCAAGAAATTATCAATCAGGTGATTAATCTTGTTAAAGACTCACCAGAAGTAATTGCACTCGCTGTAGGAACAAAAACTTATAATACTGCACATTCTACACACTTTGTTTTATATTATCCTTTTAATATTAAGGATGTTGAAAAATTGAATTTAGTGGCTGATAAAGTGTTCCATTATTTAGATACTTTAGATGATCAGTTCTCACTCCATACGTTCCCTGATGTTGCCTTAAAAGCTAAGGGTAAAATTAATCAACCCGGTTTCTTAATCTATAAACGAAGCAAGTCATAA
- the ybaK gene encoding Cys-tRNA(Pro) deacylase has translation MEKTNVMRLLDAAKIEYIPHEYSKDVTDGEKIAKMLGEDLDSVFKTLVTRGHDKNYYVFCVPVSEQLDLKKAAKAVGVKSIEMIPQKELLPLTGYIHGGCSPIGMKKKFKTIINDTAILFDHIYVSAGKVGYQIELNSYHLKDYIEAQFIDIIE, from the coding sequence ATGGAAAAAACTAATGTTATGCGTCTATTAGATGCGGCTAAAATTGAATATATCCCACATGAATATAGTAAAGATGTCACTGATGGAGAAAAGATTGCTAAGATGCTAGGTGAAGACTTAGATAGCGTCTTTAAAACTCTTGTAACACGAGGACACGATAAAAACTATTATGTTTTTTGTGTGCCGGTATCTGAACAATTAGATTTAAAAAAAGCTGCTAAAGCGGTTGGTGTTAAATCAATTGAAATGATTCCACAGAAAGAGCTACTTCCATTAACTGGTTACATTCATGGTGGCTGTTCACCAATTGGCATGAAAAAGAAATTTAAAACAATTATCAATGATACGGCTATCCTATTTGATCATATTTATGTATCAGCTGGTAAAGTTGGTTATCAAATTGAGTTGAACTCCTATCACTTAAAGGATTATATAGAAGCCCAATTCATCGATATTATTGAGTAA
- a CDS encoding S1 family peptidase has protein sequence MLKKLILLLGAFGLLLFVCLYDFTPTQAVIPDEPINHSPIENSADSSRSVLKLVHTLQGNNQMLNKTASAVVIHEDETYYYAITNYHVLDKDNYETVALDLYDYLGNQYQASKISLNQAQQLISEIYDLGLIKFEKLASEFVIPDVRTNPLNSTVLLTAVGYPNGTRSITNGYYQNMVNIENFPFQVISHNVSITHGNSGGGLFDASGKLVGINVAAALDLNGDLVQSYAIPTSKVLEYLSLFNL, from the coding sequence ATGTTAAAGAAATTAATACTTCTCTTAGGTGCATTTGGTTTATTACTCTTTGTATGTTTATATGACTTCACGCCTACACAAGCTGTGATACCAGATGAACCAATAAATCATAGTCCAATTGAAAATAGTGCCGACAGTTCAAGGTCAGTTCTAAAGCTTGTGCATACATTACAAGGAAACAATCAAATGTTAAATAAGACAGCAAGCGCTGTTGTTATTCATGAAGATGAAACTTACTATTATGCAATAACCAACTATCACGTTTTAGATAAAGATAATTATGAAACTGTTGCACTAGATCTATATGATTATCTGGGCAATCAATACCAAGCATCAAAGATTTCATTAAACCAGGCACAACAATTAATTTCAGAAATTTATGATTTAGGTTTAATAAAGTTTGAAAAACTAGCTAGTGAATTTGTGATTCCAGATGTAAGAACAAATCCATTAAATTCAACTGTTTTATTGACTGCTGTGGGCTATCCAAACGGCACTAGGTCAATAACTAATGGTTACTATCAAAACATGGTAAATATCGAGAATTTTCCGTTCCAGGTGATTAGTCATAACGTATCAATCACACATGGAAATAGTGGTGGTGGCTTGTTTGATGCTTCTGGGAAACTTGTTGGGATTAATGTTGCAGCTGCGCTAGATCTAAATGGGGATTTAGTTCAAAGTTATGCAATTCCAACAAGCAAAGTTTTAGAGTATTTAAGTTTATTTAATTTATAA